Proteins co-encoded in one Peptococcaceae bacterium 1198_IL3148 genomic window:
- a CDS encoding SLC13 family permease: MNSASQVTADVATNVNPKKKINITRIAAILAGLGAFALFYFMPSLTPAVDPMGNSFELSREGQLAIGLFLLAGIWWVFEVIPIGVTSLLIGVAQAVFLIRPAEQAFGNFADSSVLFILGSLMLGLAFSKVGLTNRMAFKMLTVVGEDSRKILLGVFMITIGLTLIMAHTAVAATMFPLMMVILKMYDEDEKPSNFGKAMFIGLAYCAGAGSLITMLGAARTAVAAGFFQEFTGNYVSFLEVTIAMGPFGLSMALITWLLLSFVFCRPEKKSIPGLRDKAKEVYSQMGPLSKQEIFVAILALTVVVVLALQSFIPALAAIGRTVPILIAIILLFLTKTFTVEDLEKGVPWNIVLLFGGAMSIGLCLWETGAAQWMAVHWLAMFNDAHWLVFLLGIACLIIVLTNFIMNVAAISITLPVALVVAGYLGVNPYLILYASLAAAGLPYMLLVGAAPNAIAYQSKQFTTGQFFTTGIPFTIIAVAMIGLFALTIWPLLGIPAILP; the protein is encoded by the coding sequence GAGCATTTGCATTATTTTACTTTATGCCATCACTAACGCCAGCAGTGGACCCCATGGGTAACAGCTTTGAATTATCCAGGGAAGGACAGTTAGCCATTGGACTGTTTTTATTGGCTGGTATTTGGTGGGTTTTTGAAGTAATACCAATTGGTGTCACCAGTCTTTTAATCGGTGTCGCCCAGGCTGTTTTTTTAATTCGTCCGGCGGAACAGGCCTTCGGTAACTTTGCAGATTCATCGGTGCTCTTTATTCTGGGTTCATTAATGCTGGGTCTAGCCTTTAGTAAGGTCGGTTTAACCAACCGCATGGCCTTTAAAATGCTAACGGTTGTTGGCGAAGATTCTAGAAAGATTTTACTTGGTGTTTTTATGATTACCATCGGTCTAACTTTAATCATGGCTCACACTGCGGTGGCAGCCACCATGTTCCCGTTAATGATGGTTATCCTCAAAATGTATGATGAGGACGAAAAACCAAGTAACTTCGGTAAAGCAATGTTTATTGGTTTAGCCTACTGTGCTGGTGCCGGTAGTTTGATCACTATGTTAGGAGCCGCCCGCACCGCAGTGGCTGCTGGTTTCTTTCAGGAGTTCACCGGTAACTACGTCTCTTTCTTGGAAGTGACAATAGCAATGGGACCCTTTGGTCTCTCCATGGCTCTGATCACCTGGTTATTGTTGTCATTTGTTTTCTGTAGACCAGAAAAGAAAAGCATCCCAGGACTGAGGGATAAGGCAAAAGAAGTTTATTCTCAAATGGGTCCTTTATCTAAACAGGAAATCTTTGTTGCAATTTTAGCGTTAACAGTGGTCGTTGTCCTAGCTTTACAGAGTTTTATCCCTGCGTTAGCAGCTATTGGCAGAACTGTGCCCATTCTCATTGCCATTATCCTGCTCTTCTTAACTAAGACATTTACAGTAGAAGATCTCGAGAAAGGTGTGCCTTGGAACATCGTACTGTTATTCGGTGGTGCCATGAGTATTGGTCTCTGCCTTTGGGAAACCGGGGCTGCCCAATGGATGGCCGTTCACTGGTTGGCTATGTTTAATGATGCCCATTGGTTAGTATTTCTACTGGGAATTGCCTGCTTAATCATTGTGCTTACCAACTTTATTATGAACGTGGCTGCCATTTCCATTACCTTGCCAGTGGCACTGGTTGTGGCTGGATACCTAGGGGTTAACCCATACCTAATTTTGTATGCCTCTTTGGCCGCGGCTGGCCTACCTTACATGTTGCTGGTGGGAGCAGCGCCAAACGCCATTGCTTATCAATCTAAGCAATTTACCACTGGACAATTCTTTACCACTGGTATTCCATTTACCATTATTGCGGTGGCGATGATTGGGTTATTTGCCCTAACAATCTGGCCGTTACTGGGTATCCCGGCCATACTGCCTTAA